One genomic segment of Lampris incognitus isolate fLamInc1 chromosome 2, fLamInc1.hap2, whole genome shotgun sequence includes these proteins:
- the LOC130131610 gene encoding THAP domain-containing protein 6-like translates to MPEHCSAYSCSNRRTVENSARGITFHKFPKDNVLRKKWEVSLRREGFTASDSSVLCCEHFKQSDFDRTGQIVRLRHVVIPSIFSFPVHLQRPERERTTSTSRRAEESLSVASQDAPEPAASHPQPQPNDYTSYEQSLQPRTQQVLYEETQAEAGTSTSSSR, encoded by the exons atgccagaacactgttcagcatattcctgctccaatcgacggaccgtcgaaaacagtgctcgggggattacttttcacaa GTTTCCCAAAGACAATGTTTTGAGGAAGAAGTGGGAAGTGTCTTTGAGGAGGGAAGGATTCACTGCAAGTGATTCCTCCGTGCTCTGCTGTGAGCATTTTAAGCAGAGCGATTTTGATAGGACAGGTCAGATTGTCCGACTCAGACATGTAGTTATTCCATCCATCTTCAGCTTCCCGGTTCACCTCCAAAGA CCGGAAAGGGAAAGGACTACGTCTACCTCCAGAAGAGCTGAAGAGAGCCTGTCCGTGGCCTCTCAGGACGCCCCAGAACCTGCAGCCTCACACCCACAACCTCAGCCTAATGAT TACACTTCCTATGAGCAGAGTCTGCAACCAAGGACACAGCAGGTCCTGTATGAAGAAACACAGGCAGAGGCAGGCACATCAACTTCCAGCTCCAGATAG